Proteins encoded by one window of Moorella humiferrea:
- the spoIIIAD gene encoding stage III sporulation protein AD: MEIFQIVGLALTATLMIVLVRQARGADAALFISLVTGAIIFLLLLDRIGTVVKVLADLSARAGINQFYLDTVLKIIGIAYVAEFGSQVCRDAGENAIAGKVELAAKVLIMVLAIPIIVAILESIIRLLQ, from the coding sequence ATGGAGATTTTCCAGATTGTCGGCCTGGCCTTAACGGCAACTCTGATGATCGTCCTGGTGCGCCAGGCCCGGGGCGCGGATGCGGCCCTTTTCATCAGCCTGGTGACGGGAGCCATTATTTTTCTCCTCCTCCTGGACCGTATCGGTACGGTGGTCAAGGTACTGGCCGACCTCTCGGCCAGGGCGGGCATCAACCAGTTTTATCTAGATACCGTGTTAAAGATCATCGGCATCGCATATGTGGCCGAATTCGGCAGTCAAGTCTGCCGGGACGCCGGTGAAAACGCCATCGCCGGCAAAGTCGAATTGGCCGCCAAGGTTTTGATTATGGTTCTGGCCATTCCCATAATTGTTGCGATTCTGGAAAGCATTATCCGTCTTCTGCAGTAG
- the spoIIIAC gene encoding stage III sporulation protein AC translates to MLGVDVSLIFKLAALAIIITIFYSFLKQAGRDEYAYMTMLAGLAIALLWVIPLIMDLFRAVRSVFQLY, encoded by the coding sequence ATGCTGGGGGTAGATGTAAGCCTGATATTTAAGCTAGCGGCCCTGGCTATCATCATTACAATTTTTTATAGCTTTCTGAAACAGGCCGGGCGGGATGAATATGCCTACATGACCATGCTGGCCGGCCTAGCTATAGCCCTTCTCTGGGTCATTCCTTTGATTATGGATCTCTTCAGGGCAGTTCGGTCTGTCTTCCAGCTCTATTAG
- a CDS encoding stage III sporulation protein AB: MLKILGGTLIIMTCGIIGLEKSRSFSARIEQLRLLNAGLKMLETEIVYGSTLLPLAFARIGERFEGPVASFFQTVARRLQEDVASGALGAWQEGLQELERKSSLQTQDIEILRALGPMLGNSGVGDQVKNLELIRQHLGQQYLAALEENNRKGKIWSTMGFLVGITLVLLLY; this comes from the coding sequence ATGTTAAAAATCCTGGGTGGGACTTTAATAATTATGACCTGCGGTATTATCGGACTCGAAAAGTCCCGTTCTTTTAGCGCCCGCATAGAACAGCTGCGCCTTTTAAATGCCGGGTTAAAAATGCTGGAGACGGAGATAGTCTATGGCTCCACCCTTTTACCCCTTGCCTTTGCCCGTATAGGAGAACGGTTTGAGGGGCCGGTGGCTTCTTTTTTCCAGACCGTAGCCCGCAGGTTGCAAGAAGATGTCGCCTCCGGAGCCCTGGGCGCCTGGCAGGAGGGGCTGCAAGAACTCGAAAGAAAAAGTTCCTTACAAACACAGGATATAGAAATACTCCGTGCCCTAGGTCCCATGCTGGGCAATTCCGGCGTCGGCGACCAGGTCAAAAACCTGGAGTTGATCCGCCAGCACCTGGGACAACAATATTTAGCCGCCCTGGAAGAAAACAATCGCAAGGGGAAAATATGGAGTACTATGGGTTTCCTTGTAGGGATCACTCTAGTGCTGCTGCTCTATTAA
- the spoIIIAA gene encoding stage III sporulation protein AA: MGSIMPVSLAGREIRGQAGNAGSLADLLSLLPPAISTSLDALPVEVKNALEEIRLRRERPLQVRWDAGEGWVQAGGALTSVPDRAYIVSENDLNLTIQALTRSSLYALEEELRSGYITVRGGHRVGLVGEAVVRQGEVQTLKNFSGLNLRLARSVPGCARNLVPYLLEQGRPLNTLILSPPRCGKTTLLRDIIRLFSSGMAELRFSGVTVGVVDERSEIAGCWLGVPQLDVGSRTDVLDRCPKAAGMLMLLRSMGPEVIATDEIGRPEELAVLQDVLNAGVSIVASAHAGSIEELKNRPGWRPLLERGFWQRLIILSRALGPGTIEGLLNGEGHTLRRGPWRGEGGPC, translated from the coding sequence ATGGGGAGCATAATGCCGGTCAGCTTAGCCGGACGGGAAATAAGAGGACAGGCCGGAAATGCAGGTAGTTTGGCCGACCTCTTGTCCCTATTACCACCGGCTATCTCCACTTCCCTGGACGCCCTGCCTGTGGAGGTAAAAAACGCCCTGGAAGAAATACGCCTGCGGCGGGAACGACCCCTGCAGGTGCGCTGGGATGCCGGTGAAGGCTGGGTGCAGGCCGGCGGCGCTTTGACATCCGTACCCGACCGGGCCTATATCGTAAGCGAAAACGACCTCAACCTGACCATCCAGGCCCTCACCCGCAGTTCCCTTTACGCCCTGGAGGAAGAATTGCGCTCCGGATATATAACCGTGAGGGGTGGGCACCGGGTGGGGCTGGTAGGCGAAGCAGTAGTGCGCCAGGGTGAAGTGCAAACCTTAAAGAATTTTTCCGGTCTGAATCTGCGCCTGGCCAGAAGTGTTCCGGGATGCGCCCGGAATTTAGTTCCCTATCTTCTGGAGCAGGGTCGCCCGTTAAACACCCTTATCCTTTCACCACCTCGCTGCGGCAAAACGACATTGCTGCGCGATATTATCCGGCTATTCAGTAGTGGTATGGCAGAGTTGAGATTTTCTGGTGTTACCGTAGGGGTGGTGGACGAGCGTTCGGAAATAGCGGGTTGCTGGCTGGGGGTTCCCCAGCTGGATGTCGGCTCCCGTACGGACGTCCTGGATCGTTGCCCCAAGGCGGCGGGGATGTTAATGCTCCTCCGGTCCATGGGGCCGGAAGTCATCGCCACCGACGAGATTGGCCGCCCGGAGGAACTGGCGGTTTTGCAGGACGTATTGAATGCCGGGGTGTCCATAGTGGCCAGCGCCCATGCCGGCAGCATCGAAGAGTTAAAAAACCGCCCCGGTTGGCGGCCCCTCTTGGAAAGGGGTTTCTGGCAGCGCTTGATTATCTTAAGCCGCGCCCTGGGTCCCGGTACCATTGAGGGGCTTTTAAACGGCGAGGGCCATACTTTGCGGCGCGGGCCCTGGCGGGGGGAGGGGGGACCATGTTAA